From the genome of Deinococcus sp. AJ005, one region includes:
- a CDS encoding PH domain-containing protein: MSGARVLDIPLAAASASPLFRSVTWGVPALILAVALIPDRENTPFLRVLMTTLALCLFALFQLARRRLAYTLTPDAVVIQRVLNQTRLPYAGLSARRTSGVLGFRTFGTGMPGYLTGHFTLSDDGQGVSRVLAAASASQGGVLLHSADADYFLTPVDPAAFLAELARRGVGLAA, translated from the coding sequence GTGAGCGGCGCGCGGGTGCTGGATATTCCCCTGGCGGCGGCGTCCGCCTCGCCACTGTTCCGCAGCGTGACGTGGGGTGTGCCTGCGCTCATCCTCGCCGTGGCGCTGATTCCCGATAGGGAAAACACACCGTTTTTGCGGGTTCTGATGACCACACTGGCGCTGTGTCTCTTTGCCCTGTTCCAGCTCGCCCGGCGCCGTCTGGCCTACACCCTGACCCCCGACGCCGTGGTGATTCAACGCGTGCTGAATCAGACCCGGTTGCCCTATGCCGGTCTGAGCGCCCGCCGGACCTCTGGCGTGCTGGGCTTCCGCACTTTCGGGACCGGGATGCCGGGGTATCTGACGGGGCACTTCACGCTGTCGGACGATGGGCAGGGGGTCAGTCGCGTGCTGGCCGCCGCTTCCGCCAGCCAGGGTGGCGTGCTGCTGCATTCCGCCGACGCCGACTACTTCCTGACCCCTGTCGATCCAGCCGCCTTTCTGGCCGAGCTGGCACGGCGCGGGGTAGGGTTGGCCGCATGA
- a CDS encoding nucleoside hydrolase, whose protein sequence is MPVTPTPAQPIILDGDPGHDDAINFLLALISPEFQVLGLTTVFGNVGLDHTTRNALIVRELSGKDVPIFAGADRPLVRGRISAESVHGDSGMDGPDLPTPTRGAEAGHAAQFIIDTVRARPGEVTLVPTGPLTNLALAFRLAPDIVPLVKGVVWMGGSTDTGNWTPAAEFNALADPHAAQIVFTSGVPLTMFGLNVTHQAIAHPARVAAFRTLGTRVGEFAAVLLEFFAEHHRERYGWDGGALHDPMTVAWLLRPELFTSRPMHVEMDLTAGPSAGRTVADMWNVTGQPKNVEVVTGVDADGFFALLVERLGRYP, encoded by the coding sequence ATGCCTGTCACGCCCACCCCTGCCCAGCCCATCATCCTGGACGGCGATCCCGGCCACGACGACGCCATCAACTTCCTGCTGGCGCTGATCAGTCCAGAGTTTCAGGTGCTGGGCCTGACCACCGTGTTCGGCAACGTGGGCCTGGACCACACCACCCGCAACGCCCTGATCGTGCGCGAACTGAGCGGTAAGGACGTGCCCATTTTTGCCGGAGCAGACCGCCCGCTGGTCCGGGGGCGCATCAGCGCCGAGTCGGTACACGGAGACAGCGGCATGGACGGCCCCGATTTGCCCACGCCGACGCGCGGGGCGGAGGCCGGGCACGCCGCTCAGTTCATTATCGACACCGTGCGCGCCCGCCCCGGCGAGGTCACGCTGGTGCCCACCGGGCCGCTGACCAATCTGGCGCTGGCCTTTCGCCTCGCGCCGGACATCGTGCCCCTGGTCAAGGGGGTGGTCTGGATGGGCGGCAGCACCGACACCGGCAACTGGACCCCCGCCGCCGAATTCAATGCGCTGGCCGATCCCCACGCAGCGCAGATCGTGTTCACGTCCGGCGTGCCGCTGACGATGTTCGGCCTGAACGTCACGCATCAGGCCATCGCGCACCCGGCCCGCGTGGCAGCCTTCCGGACGCTGGGCACGCGGGTGGGCGAATTCGCGGCGGTGCTGCTGGAATTCTTTGCCGAACACCACCGCGAGCGCTACGGCTGGGACGGCGGCGCGCTGCACGATCCGATGACCGTGGCGTGGCTGCTGCGCCCGGAACTGTTTACCTCCCGGCCCATGCACGTCGAGATGGACCTGACCGCTGGCCCCAGCGCGGGCCGCACGGTGGCCGACATGTGGAACGTGACCGGGCAACCGAAGAATGTGGAGGTGGTGACCGGAGTGGACGCAGACGGCTTTTTTGCCCTGCTGGTGGAGCGGTTGGGACGCTACCCATGA
- a CDS encoding bifunctional (p)ppGpp synthetase/guanosine-3',5'-bis(diphosphate) 3'-pyrophosphohydrolase, translated as MGELRALVTGRPVPEVQGIERAYVFSRDAHAGVNRKSGEPYITHPVAVAVILARLGMDSDSIMAGLLHDTVEDVDGVTFEQIETLFGRDVARIVEGETKVSKLSKQGSQSATVSDAGRDLQAENLRQMLIAMTDDIRIIVVKLADRLHNMRTLASMRPDKQQRIARETMDIFAPLAHRLGIGQIKWELEDLSFRYLYPDDFAYLQSRLQSRQDERDALIGEAVTQLDEALADDLELPEWVADIDISGRSKHLWSVHCKMQREGKGLEQIFDLLAIRVIVTPRDLIVPEGTDDKRREKAEATREKRICYHTVSIVHSMWTPLPGRFKDYIAVPKPNGYQSLHTTVISQSGQPIEVQIRSRRMHEVAEFGVAAHWMYKQGSQLAQKDRENWISQLRELQDEINDASDYMDAVKSDILGQRVRVFTPRGLAVSLPSGSTTIDFAYHIHSRIGETTVGARVNGSIVPLAHRLGNGDMVEIVTSKNGHPSKDWLNFAVTRSARAKIRHHFRQLERDDARQRGHDMLERHLRKRQLPVRQLMRTKLLEDAAQKLLSTRNPDDLYFAISAGKLTPSAVGRVLSPSLASEQGTAPTKRGPKPRAPETGGVYVEGFTTATKLSNCCSPIRGDQIMGYLTRGRGVSIHRIDCPNMIRLLKVEPERCVAASWDVGMPGLTLVDLDVVAPDRHGLLADVLGALSAEKRSPLKVEANVDLDNVAHILLRLGVRGNTDLEQVRAAIARVAGVSDIVRLGRNAARGRKSSGASA; from the coding sequence ATGGGGGAACTCCGGGCGCTGGTGACAGGTCGCCCGGTCCCGGAAGTGCAGGGCATCGAGCGGGCCTACGTCTTCTCACGGGACGCCCACGCCGGGGTCAACCGCAAGAGCGGCGAGCCGTACATCACGCATCCGGTGGCGGTGGCGGTCATTCTGGCGCGGCTGGGCATGGACAGTGACAGCATCATGGCCGGGCTGCTGCACGACACGGTGGAAGACGTGGACGGCGTGACTTTCGAGCAGATCGAGACCCTGTTCGGGCGCGACGTGGCCCGCATCGTGGAGGGCGAGACCAAGGTCAGCAAGCTGAGCAAGCAGGGATCGCAGTCGGCAACTGTTAGTGACGCCGGGCGAGATTTGCAAGCCGAGAACCTGCGCCAGATGCTGATCGCCATGACCGACGACATCCGTATCATCGTGGTCAAGTTGGCGGACCGGCTGCACAACATGCGCACGCTGGCCTCCATGCGGCCCGACAAGCAGCAGCGCATCGCCCGTGAAACGATGGATATCTTTGCCCCGCTGGCGCACCGCCTGGGCATCGGGCAGATCAAGTGGGAGCTGGAAGACCTGAGCTTCCGCTACCTGTACCCCGACGACTTCGCCTACCTGCAAAGCCGCCTGCAAAGCCGCCAGGACGAGCGCGACGCGCTGATCGGCGAGGCGGTCACGCAACTGGACGAGGCGCTGGCCGACGATCTGGAACTGCCCGAATGGGTGGCCGACATCGACATCTCCGGGCGCAGCAAGCACCTGTGGAGCGTTCACTGCAAGATGCAGCGCGAGGGCAAGGGCCTGGAGCAGATTTTCGATCTGCTGGCGATCCGCGTGATCGTGACCCCGCGTGACCTGATCGTGCCCGAGGGCACCGACGACAAGCGCCGTGAGAAGGCCGAGGCCACCCGCGAAAAGCGCATCTGCTACCACACGGTGTCCATCGTGCACAGCATGTGGACCCCGCTGCCGGGCCGCTTCAAGGACTACATCGCCGTGCCCAAGCCCAACGGCTACCAGTCGCTGCACACCACCGTGATCAGCCAGAGCGGCCAGCCCATAGAGGTGCAGATCCGTTCGCGCCGCATGCACGAGGTGGCCGAGTTCGGCGTGGCGGCCCACTGGATGTACAAGCAGGGATCGCAACTGGCGCAGAAGGACCGCGAGAACTGGATCTCCCAGCTCCGCGAATTGCAGGACGAGATCAACGACGCCAGCGATTACATGGACGCGGTCAAGTCCGACATCCTGGGCCAGCGGGTGCGGGTGTTCACGCCGCGCGGGCTGGCGGTCAGCCTGCCGTCGGGCAGCACGACCATCGATTTCGCGTACCACATCCACAGCCGCATCGGCGAGACCACCGTGGGCGCGCGGGTCAACGGCAGCATCGTGCCGCTGGCGCACCGCCTGGGCAACGGCGACATGGTGGAGATCGTGACCAGCAAGAACGGCCACCCCAGCAAGGACTGGCTCAATTTTGCCGTGACCCGCAGCGCCCGCGCCAAGATCAGGCACCATTTCCGGCAACTGGAACGCGACGATGCCCGGCAACGCGGCCACGACATGCTGGAGCGCCATCTGCGCAAACGCCAGCTCCCGGTGCGTCAACTGATGCGGACCAAACTGCTCGAGGACGCCGCCCAGAAGCTGCTCAGCACCCGCAACCCGGATGACTTGTATTTCGCCATCAGCGCGGGCAAGCTGACGCCCTCGGCGGTGGGCCGGGTCCTGTCGCCCAGTCTGGCCAGCGAGCAGGGCACAGCTCCCACCAAACGCGGTCCCAAGCCCCGCGCGCCCGAGACCGGCGGCGTGTACGTGGAGGGCTTTACCACCGCCACCAAGCTCAGCAACTGCTGTTCCCCGATCCGGGGCGATCAGATCATGGGTTACCTGACGCGCGGACGCGGCGTCAGCATCCACCGCATCGACTGCCCCAACATGATCCGGCTGCTGAAAGTCGAACCCGAACGCTGCGTGGCCGCGAGCTGGGATGTGGGCATGCCGGGCCTGACCCTGGTGGACCTGGACGTGGTGGCCCCGGACCGTCACGGCCTGCTGGCCGACGTGCTGGGCGCGCTGAGCGCCGAGAAACGCAGCCCGCTGAAGGTGGAGGCCAACGTGGACCTGGACAACGTGGCGCACATTCTGCTGCGGCTGGGCGTGCGCGGCAACACGGACCTGGAGCAGGTGCGCGCCGCGATTGCCAGGGTGGCGGGCGTGAGCGACATCGTGCGGCTGGGCCGCAACGCCGCGCGCGGGCGCAAGAGCAGCGGGGCCAGCGCGTGA
- a CDS encoding GGDEF domain-containing protein, with amino-acid sequence MAAGETGDVTHEPGAELRHTLHQGLALTALICGVPVLLILWGLEASSADPRVPMLGVYAVMALVCLWAGYRIVSGKSLEGALKITIAFNALFVLFQAYYGVVGGQVSLNMFLMLITNAVFRYLVFGTRSAGLLNLGMFGAALALVLLRAVQGDLKLSFFDLQLFLSTGTVLMLLHALAWYKNSFIALAQKQLRLEHEAWTDALTGLPNRRRLYQQLELLLDPAHPDAAFPDMTVPGKRTVPGQGGSVIMLDIDHFKLVNDTHGHLAGDSALTHIAGLLRQEAQDGETPGRWGGEEFMLILPGATGAGATCRAEALRQRLLASPHPQVGLLTASFGVSACHAGDDLTRLVARVDNALYGAKAAGRDRIHTAEAETASPDFDGDTATMAARVV; translated from the coding sequence ATGGCGGCCGGGGAAACAGGCGACGTCACCCATGAACCTGGCGCGGAACTCAGGCACACCCTGCATCAGGGTCTGGCCCTGACCGCGCTGATCTGCGGTGTGCCCGTCCTGCTGATCCTGTGGGGACTGGAGGCGTCCAGTGCCGATCCCAGAGTGCCCATGCTGGGGGTGTACGCGGTCATGGCGCTGGTGTGCCTGTGGGCCGGCTACCGGATCGTCAGCGGCAAGTCGCTGGAAGGTGCGCTGAAGATCACCATCGCCTTCAATGCGCTGTTCGTGCTGTTTCAGGCGTATTACGGCGTGGTGGGAGGGCAGGTCAGCCTCAACATGTTCCTGATGCTGATCACCAACGCGGTCTTCAGGTATCTGGTGTTCGGCACCCGCAGCGCCGGGCTGCTGAATCTGGGCATGTTCGGCGCTGCCCTGGCGCTGGTGCTGCTGCGCGCGGTGCAGGGCGATCTGAAGCTGTCCTTCTTCGACCTCCAGCTCTTTCTATCCACCGGCACGGTGCTGATGCTGCTACACGCGCTGGCATGGTACAAGAACAGCTTCATCGCGCTGGCCCAAAAGCAGTTGCGGCTGGAACACGAGGCCTGGACCGATGCCCTGACCGGCCTGCCCAACCGCCGCCGCCTGTACCAGCAGCTCGAACTGCTGCTGGACCCGGCCCACCCGGACGCGGCTTTTCCAGACATGACAGTCCCTGGTAAGAGGACAGTCCCCGGTCAGGGCGGCAGCGTGATCATGCTGGACATCGATCATTTCAAGCTGGTCAACGATACGCACGGCCATCTGGCCGGAGACAGCGCACTGACACATATCGCCGGGCTGCTACGGCAGGAAGCGCAGGACGGTGAAACGCCGGGGCGCTGGGGTGGCGAGGAATTCATGCTGATCCTCCCTGGTGCAACCGGGGCCGGGGCCACCTGCCGGGCCGAGGCGCTGCGGCAACGGCTGCTGGCCTCGCCCCACCCGCAGGTCGGCCTGCTGACCGCCAGCTTCGGCGTCAGTGCCTGCCACGCGGGCGACGACCTGACCCGGCTGGTGGCGCGGGTGGACAACGCGCTGTATGGGGCCAAGGCTGCGGGCCGGGACCGGATTCATACGGCGGAGGCGGAGACGGCTTCGCCCGACTTTGACGGTGACACGGCGACTATGGCTGCGAGGGTGGTGTGA